In the genome of Muntiacus reevesi chromosome 5, mMunRee1.1, whole genome shotgun sequence, one region contains:
- the RER1 gene encoding protein RER1: MSEGDSVGDSVHGKPSVVYRFFTRLGQIYQSWLDKSTPHTAVRWVVTLGLSFIYMIRVYLLQGWYIVTYALGIYHLNLFIAFLSPKVDPSLMEDSDDGPSLPTKQNEEFRPFIRRLPEFKFWHAATKGILVAMVCTFFEAFNVPVFWPILVMYFIMLFCITMKRQIKHMIKYRYIPFTHGKRTYKGKEDAGKTFAS; encoded by the exons ATGTCTGAAGGTGACAGTGTGGgagattctgtccatgggaagcCGTCTGTGGTCTACAGATTTTTCACACGACTTGGACAG ATCTACCAGTCCTGGCTGGACAAGTCTACGCCACACACGGCTGTGAGATGGGTGGTGACGCTGGGCCTGAGCTTCATCTACATGATCCGTGTTTACCTGCTGCAG GGTTGGTACATAGTGACCTATGCCTTGGGAATCTACCACCTGAATCtcttcatagctttcctttctccAAAAGTGGACCCTTCGTTAATGGAAGATTCAG ACGACGGCCCCTCATTACCCACCAAACAGAACGAGGAGTTCCGacccttcatcaggaggctcccAGAGTTTAAGTTCTG GCACGCGGCGACCAAGGGCATCCTGGTGGCCATGGTGTGCACCTTCTTTGAGGCCTTCAATGTCCCGGTGTTCTGGCCCATCCTGGTGATGTACTTCATCATGCTGTTCTGTATCACCATGAAGAGGCAGATAAAG cACATGATCAAGTACCGGTACATCCCTTTCACGCACGGCAAGAGGACATACAAGGGCAAAGAGGACGCGGGCAAGACATTTGCCAGCTAG